One genomic window of Brienomyrus brachyistius isolate T26 chromosome 16, BBRACH_0.4, whole genome shotgun sequence includes the following:
- the LOC125710047 gene encoding ribosomal RNA processing protein 1 homolog A-like, producing MLAIGKMAPVVQEPEIQFAQRLASNEKPIRTKAIKKLRKYLSVRSQKPDGGFTVEELLKIWKGLFYCLWMQDKPLLQEDLSAQISNLIHSLHDVDVQFLFLESFLKTMNREWNGIDGLRMDKFYMLVRFVFRQAFELLKRRLWDTGLVQRFVELLFDHVLRSTSDCPSGVQFHVLDIYMTELARVGAKELTAQQNLTFIDPFLRTAAKSKNHMLVQAICSTMFQEIVDHAPFAIEDLLNEIQGRGGTGEDDSGQASGDEEDEEGCEIDAVPQSSKKAKVKHVNGVPASEADELSDFEEGDSLLPENEDNIGPVLQFDYKALADRLLELSGRSNTLAFNRKKLYRAVKTFRDLSEGVFPQDEYPEEVSTDEDDDEMFGSRRRLKKRKMSWINEEDVDEGPKAKKGKGKKKEKEIPVKQKKGSVEGETTGDEGKTDSMAKKKKKRRKKKNKGAETGDPSADGSEQNSGSAQGVPEAEEGFQVVREGQSEHCMADKRTDPAVPERGGQGGATVTNQKGKRQKINSGVKMSDGLVQDDVTTAERQVVEETAATLEAQTAASMPGQKKKKQRKRKRRNSSLAEEPKSPLGLEPPTALKGGEQDSPVTKSRGAEETGPETANGTATSQGANEKRKKKKRMKETSVKCERRQVADGLCVSGVCADRQPAAESLVPKMKKAAAEVTVWTEEQSGQTNGHVEGAGTSAPTAASDAGPGRTKKALKKKANGAKSDFVKFQSGAAPVPLFCRKSKGGRATSTKQVMRTPLSESKKVTFGLKNNKTAEFRKTDRSLLVSPDGSSRVPFDPKQKPRFGVLKSPVVAQAKKISSSATQRRPCAADFF from the exons ATGTTAGCCATTGGGAAGATGGCGCCTGTGGTGCAAGAACCAGAGATACAGTTTGCTCAGAGATTAGCTTCCAACGAGAAGCCCATCCGGACcaaagcaataaaaaaactaaGGAAGTACTTAAGTGTGAGGTCGCAGAAACCCGATG GTGGATTCACTGTTGAAGAACTGTTGAAAATATGGAAGGGGCTCTTTTATTGCCTGTGGATGCAAGATAAACCACTACTGCAG GAGGACCTGTCCGCCCAGATATCAAACCTGATCCACTCACTGCACGATGTCGATGTCC AGTTTTTGTTCCTGGAGAGCTTTCTGAAGACCATGAACAGGGAGTGGAACGGTATAGACGGACTCCGCATGGATAAGTTCTACATG CTGGTGCGTTTCGTATTCAGGCAGGCGTTTGAACTGCTGAAGAGGCGGCTTTGGGACACTGG TCTAGTGCAGAGGTTTGTCGAGTTGCTGTTTGACCACGTGCTCCGAAGCACCAGTGACTGCCCCTCAGGAGTGCAGTTCCACGTCCTGGACATCTATATGACAGAACTGGCCAGGGTCGGAGCCAAAGAG CTCACGGCCCAGCAGAACCTGACGTTCATTGATCCGTTCCTTAGAACGGCAGCAAAATCAAAGAA tcatatGTTAGTACAGGCCATCTGTAGCACCATGTTCCAAGAGATTGTTGACCATGCCCCCTTTGCCATCGAGGACCTCCTAAATGAGATTCAGGGAAGAGGTGGAACAGGGGAGGATGATTCGGGTCAGGCCTCTGGTGATGAGGAGGATGAAGAGGGGTGTGAGATTGACGCTGTCCCACAAAGCTCTAAGAAAGCTAAAGTCAAACATGTTAATG GTGTCCCTGCTAGTGAAGCGGATGAGCTGTCTGACTTTGAGGAGGGTGACTCTCTCCTGCCGGAGAATGAGGACAACATTGGGCCTGTGCTTCAG TTTGACTACAAGGCACTGGCGGACAGGCTGCTTGAGCTATCCGGTCGCAGCAACACGCTTGCCTTCAACAGGAAGAAGCTCTACAGAGCAGTGAAGAC GTTTCGAGATCTCAGTGAAG GTGTGTTCCCCCAGGATGAGTACCCAGAGGAGGTCTCCACAGATGAAGATGATGACGAGATGTTTGGGAGCCGGCGGAGATTAAAGAAGAGGAAGATGAGTTGGATCAATGAGGAAGACGTGGATGAAGGCCCCAAGGCCAAGAAAGGCAAAG gcaaaaagaaagaaaaggagATTCCGGTCAAGCAGAAAAAAGGCTCTGTGGAAGGAGAGACTACAGGGGACGAGGGGAAGACTGATTCTATGGccaagaaaaagaagaaaaggaggaagaagaagaacaaAGGGGCGGAGACAGGAGATCCTTCAGCGGACGGGTCAGAGCAGAACAGTGGTTCAGCCCAGGGGGTTCCAGAAGCAGAAGAGGGCTTTCAGGTGGTGAGGGAGGGTCAGTCAGAACATTGTATGGCAGACAAAAGGACAGACCCAGCTGTGCCAGAAAGGGGGGGACAAGGTGGTGCCACTGTGACAAACCAGAAGGGGAAAAGGCAGAAGATCAACTCCGGTGTGAAAATGTCAGATGGCCTGGTTCAGGATGATGTGACGACGGCAGAACGCCAGGTGGTGGAGGAGACTGCGGCCACATTAGAAGCCCAGACCGCTGCCAGCATGCCTGgccagaagaagaagaagcagaggaagaggaagaggaggaacagCTCTTTGGCAGAGGAGCCCAAGAGCCCACTGGGGCTGGAACCTCCCACAGCCCTGAAGGGGGGAGAACAAGACAGCCCAGTGACAAAAAGCaggggggcagaggagacagggccaGAAACCGCAAATGGAACGGCTACTTCCCAGGGGGCCAATGAGaaaaggaagaagaagaaaaggatGAAAGAGACGTCCGTGAAATGTGAGAGGCGGCAGGTAGCCGATGGCCTCTGCGTAAGTGGTGTGTGTGCAGACAGGCAGCCTGCAGCAGAGAGCCTAGTTCCGAAGATGAAGAAGGCGGCAGCAGAGGTTACCGTGTGGACTGAGGAACAGTCAGGCCAGACCAATGGTCATGTGGAGGGGGCGGGCACCAGTGCCCCCACGGCGGCCAGT GATGCTGGCCCAGGCAGAACTAAAAAAGCCCTTAAGAAGAAAGCAAATGGGGCCAAGTCAGATTTTGTCAAGTTTCAAAGTGGTGCTGCGCCAGTTCCTCTCTTCTGCAGGAAGAGCAAAGGAGGCCGAGCCACGTCCACCAAGCAG GTGATGCGGACGCCGCTGTCTGAATCTAAGAAGGTCACTTTTGGGCTGAAGAACAACAAGACCGCAG AGTTCAGGAAGACGGACCGCAGCCTATTGGTGAGCCCCGACGGCTCATCCCGAGTGCCTTTTGACCCCAAGCAAAAGCCACGGTTTGGAGTGTTGAAGTCACCAGTGGTAGCTCAGGCTAAGAAAATCAGCAGCAGTGCCACCCAGAGGAGACCTTGTGcagctgattttttttaa